The following are encoded together in the Oncorhynchus kisutch isolate 150728-3 linkage group LG8, Okis_V2, whole genome shotgun sequence genome:
- the LOC109880638 gene encoding epithelial splicing regulatory protein 2 isoform X2 — translation MASHSDTLVVFFGATAGANGGKLGSDEREIILLVWQIVDLHEKKVGKLQRRLVKPDSLELTDQSKEETGLSVEELYKAEPLDKVLQQFQQSVSAELKALGRSSYTLCVDGPLIIRQALHPEASKKNLVLPECFYSFVDVRKEFHKCCPNAGQVQDLTLHSMLEYVCIPELPLSEQVMGLKEVRCMVQLSLHILAEPYNHKFSCFEAVKYKLESGACSKTEPVDSETVIRARGLPWQSSDQDISRFFKGLNIAKGGVALCLNAQGRRNGEALVRFINQEHRDLALERHKHHMGSRYIEVYKATGEEFLKIAGGTSNEVAQFLSKENQVIIRMRGLPFTASPQDVLTFLGADSPVTDASDGLLFVKYPDGRPTGDAFVLFSCEEYALNALKKHKQILGKRYIELFRSTAAEVQQVLNRYMSTPLISTLPSSSMVPMPVLATPPYLATGSTRDCVRLRGLPYTAAIEDILEFMGEHTIDIKPHGVHMVLNQQGRPSGDAFIQMRSADRAFMVAQKCHKKMMKDRYVEVFQCSTEEMSFVLMGGTLNRSGLSPPPCKLPCLAPPAYAAFPSPAMLSEAALYQPPLLATPRTPQPPHSPHPTPTLAYYPPQHHPAQLYMNMNMNYTAYYPSPPVSPSTMSYFASPPGSVALAAQQPHAQGHVASPMMPQHGALVRMQGLPYNAGVKDILSFFQGYQYSPEDYSSMVQMSQGQTRSLIQPKEWLCL, via the exons ATGGCTTCGCACAGTGATACTCTGGTGGTGTTCTTTGGGGCAACAGCTGGTGCAAATGGGGGTAAACTGGGTTCGGATGAGAGGGAAATAATTCTCTTGGTGTGGCAAATTGTGGATCTACATGAGAAAAAG GTTGGGAAACTTCAGAGACGTCTTGTGAAGCCCGACTCTTTGGAGTTGACAGACCAGAGTAAAGAGGAGACTGGGCTGTCTGTGGAGGAACTCTACAAGGCTGAACCTCTGGACAAAGTTCTGCAACAG TTCCAGCAGTCCGTCTCAGCGGAGTTGAAGGCTCTGGGCAGAAGCTCCTACACACTGTGTGTCGACGGGCCCCTCATCATACGACAGGCCCTTCACCCTGAGGCCTCCAAGAAG AACCTGGTCCTGCCGGAGTGTTTCTACTCCTTTGTGGATGTGAGGAAAGAGTTCCACAAATGTTGTCCCAATGCTGGACAGGTCCAGGACCTAACACTGCACTCTATGCTAGAAT ATGTGTGCATCCCAGAACTTCCCCTGTCAGAGCAGGTGATGGGTCTGAAGGAGGTGAGGTGTATGGTCCAGCTCTCCCTGCACATCCTGGCTGAGCCATACA ACCACAAATTCTCATGCTTTGAAGCTGTGAAGTACAAGCTTGAATCGGGAGCATG CAGTAAGACTGAACCAGTGGACAGTGAGACCGTGATCAGAGCCAGGGGGTTGCCATGGCAATCCTCTGACCAGGACATCTCCCGCTTCTTCAAGGGCCTCAACATCGCCAA GGGTGGTGTGGCCCTCTGTCTGAACGCCCAGGGCAGGAGGAATGGTGAAGCCCTGGTTCGGTTCATCAACCAGGAGCACAGAGACCTGGCCCTGGAGAGACACAAACACCACATGGGCAGCAGATACATTGAG GTATACAAAGCCACAGGAGAGGAATTCCTCAAGATCGCTGGAG GCACATCCAACGAGGTGGCCCAGTTCCTGTCCAAGGAGAACCAGGTGATCATCAGGATGAGGGGTCTTCCCTTCACCGCCTCTCCCCAGGACGTGTTGACCTTCCTGGGGGCCGACAGCCCTGTGACGGACGCTAGCGACGGCCTACTCTTCGTAAAGTACCCTGATGGGCGGCCCACAGGTGACGCCTTCGTCCTGTTCTCCTGTGAAGAGTACGCTCTGAATGCCCTGAAGAAACACAAGCAGATCCTGGGCAAGAGATACATTGAGCTGTTCAGAAGCACTGCAGCAGAGGTCCAACAG GTCCTGAACCGTTACATGTCCACCCCTCTGatctccacactgccctcctcTTCCATGGTCCCCATGCCGGTCTTGGCCACGCCCCCTTACCTGGCGACTGGCAGCACGCGGGACTGTGTCCGTTTGCGAGGTCTACCCTACACCGCTGCTATAGAGGATATACTGGAGTTCATGGGAGAACACACTATTGATATTAAACCACATGGAGTTCATATGGTGCTCAACCAACAg ggtCGTCCCTCAGGTGACGCCTTCATTCAGATGAGGTCAGCTGACAGGGCGTTCATGGTGGCCCAGAAGTGCCACAAGAAGATGATGAAGGACCGCTATGTGGAGGTGTTCCAGTGTTCTACTGAGGAGATGAGCTTCGTCCTGATGGGAGGAACACTGAACCGCAGCGGCCTGTCCCCTCCACCCTGCAAACTACCCT gTCTGGCTCCTCCGGCCTATGCTGCGTTCCCTTCTCCTGCCATGCTCTCTGAGGCTGCTCTGTACCAGCCCCCCCTACTGGCCACCCCCAGAACACCCCAGCCCCCACAcagcccccaccccacccccacgcTGGCCTACTACCCCCCACAGCACCACCCTGCACAGCTCTACATGAACATGAACATGAACTACACTGCGTACTACCCCAG ccccccagtctctccctccacGATGAGCTACTTTGCGTCTCCTCCAGGGTCAGTAGCGTTAGCGGCCCAGCAGCCCCATGCCCAAGGCCACGTTGCCTCTCCCATGATGCCCCAGCACGGTGCTCTAGTTAGGATGCAGGGTCTGCCCTACAACGCCGGGGTCAAAGACATCCTCAGCTTCTTCCAGGGATACCAG
- the LOC109880638 gene encoding epithelial splicing regulatory protein 2 isoform X1, translated as MASHSDTLVVFFGATAGANGGKLGSDEREIILLVWQIVDLHEKKVGKLQRRLVKPDSLELTDQSKEETGLSVEELYKAEPLDKVLQQFQQSVSAELKALGRSSYTLCVDGPLIIRQALHPEASKKNLVLPECFYSFVDVRKEFHKCCPNAGQVQDLTLHSMLEYVCIPELPLSEQVMGLKEVRCMVQLSLHILAEPYNHKFSCFEAVKYKLESGACSKTEPVDSETVIRARGLPWQSSDQDISRFFKGLNIAKGGVALCLNAQGRRNGEALVRFINQEHRDLALERHKHHMGSRYIEVYKATGEEFLKIAGGTSNEVAQFLSKENQVIIRMRGLPFTASPQDVLTFLGADSPVTDASDGLLFVKYPDGRPTGDAFVLFSCEEYALNALKKHKQILGKRYIELFRSTAAEVQQVLNRYMSTPLISTLPSSSMVPMPVLATPPYLATGSTRDCVRLRGLPYTAAIEDILEFMGEHTIDIKPHGVHMVLNQQGRPSGDAFIQMRSADRAFMVAQKCHKKMMKDRYVEVFQCSTEEMSFVLMGGTLNRSGLSPPPCKLPCLAPPAYAAFPSPAMLSEAALYQPPLLATPRTPQPPHSPHPTPTLAYYPPQHHPAQLYMNMNMNYTAYYPSPPVSPSTMSYFASPPGSVALAAQQPHAQGHVASPMMPQHGALVRMQGLPYNAGVKDILSFFQGYQLQPDAVLLLYNFSGQRSGEALITFPSEESARRAVAERANHPLSGLPVRLLVCCD; from the exons ATGGCTTCGCACAGTGATACTCTGGTGGTGTTCTTTGGGGCAACAGCTGGTGCAAATGGGGGTAAACTGGGTTCGGATGAGAGGGAAATAATTCTCTTGGTGTGGCAAATTGTGGATCTACATGAGAAAAAG GTTGGGAAACTTCAGAGACGTCTTGTGAAGCCCGACTCTTTGGAGTTGACAGACCAGAGTAAAGAGGAGACTGGGCTGTCTGTGGAGGAACTCTACAAGGCTGAACCTCTGGACAAAGTTCTGCAACAG TTCCAGCAGTCCGTCTCAGCGGAGTTGAAGGCTCTGGGCAGAAGCTCCTACACACTGTGTGTCGACGGGCCCCTCATCATACGACAGGCCCTTCACCCTGAGGCCTCCAAGAAG AACCTGGTCCTGCCGGAGTGTTTCTACTCCTTTGTGGATGTGAGGAAAGAGTTCCACAAATGTTGTCCCAATGCTGGACAGGTCCAGGACCTAACACTGCACTCTATGCTAGAAT ATGTGTGCATCCCAGAACTTCCCCTGTCAGAGCAGGTGATGGGTCTGAAGGAGGTGAGGTGTATGGTCCAGCTCTCCCTGCACATCCTGGCTGAGCCATACA ACCACAAATTCTCATGCTTTGAAGCTGTGAAGTACAAGCTTGAATCGGGAGCATG CAGTAAGACTGAACCAGTGGACAGTGAGACCGTGATCAGAGCCAGGGGGTTGCCATGGCAATCCTCTGACCAGGACATCTCCCGCTTCTTCAAGGGCCTCAACATCGCCAA GGGTGGTGTGGCCCTCTGTCTGAACGCCCAGGGCAGGAGGAATGGTGAAGCCCTGGTTCGGTTCATCAACCAGGAGCACAGAGACCTGGCCCTGGAGAGACACAAACACCACATGGGCAGCAGATACATTGAG GTATACAAAGCCACAGGAGAGGAATTCCTCAAGATCGCTGGAG GCACATCCAACGAGGTGGCCCAGTTCCTGTCCAAGGAGAACCAGGTGATCATCAGGATGAGGGGTCTTCCCTTCACCGCCTCTCCCCAGGACGTGTTGACCTTCCTGGGGGCCGACAGCCCTGTGACGGACGCTAGCGACGGCCTACTCTTCGTAAAGTACCCTGATGGGCGGCCCACAGGTGACGCCTTCGTCCTGTTCTCCTGTGAAGAGTACGCTCTGAATGCCCTGAAGAAACACAAGCAGATCCTGGGCAAGAGATACATTGAGCTGTTCAGAAGCACTGCAGCAGAGGTCCAACAG GTCCTGAACCGTTACATGTCCACCCCTCTGatctccacactgccctcctcTTCCATGGTCCCCATGCCGGTCTTGGCCACGCCCCCTTACCTGGCGACTGGCAGCACGCGGGACTGTGTCCGTTTGCGAGGTCTACCCTACACCGCTGCTATAGAGGATATACTGGAGTTCATGGGAGAACACACTATTGATATTAAACCACATGGAGTTCATATGGTGCTCAACCAACAg ggtCGTCCCTCAGGTGACGCCTTCATTCAGATGAGGTCAGCTGACAGGGCGTTCATGGTGGCCCAGAAGTGCCACAAGAAGATGATGAAGGACCGCTATGTGGAGGTGTTCCAGTGTTCTACTGAGGAGATGAGCTTCGTCCTGATGGGAGGAACACTGAACCGCAGCGGCCTGTCCCCTCCACCCTGCAAACTACCCT gTCTGGCTCCTCCGGCCTATGCTGCGTTCCCTTCTCCTGCCATGCTCTCTGAGGCTGCTCTGTACCAGCCCCCCCTACTGGCCACCCCCAGAACACCCCAGCCCCCACAcagcccccaccccacccccacgcTGGCCTACTACCCCCCACAGCACCACCCTGCACAGCTCTACATGAACATGAACATGAACTACACTGCGTACTACCCCAG ccccccagtctctccctccacGATGAGCTACTTTGCGTCTCCTCCAGGGTCAGTAGCGTTAGCGGCCCAGCAGCCCCATGCCCAAGGCCACGTTGCCTCTCCCATGATGCCCCAGCACGGTGCTCTAGTTAGGATGCAGGGTCTGCCCTACAACGCCGGGGTCAAAGACATCCTCAGCTTCTTCCAGGGATACCAG